A single window of Drosophila suzukii chromosome 3, CBGP_Dsuzu_IsoJpt1.0, whole genome shotgun sequence DNA harbors:
- the LOC108012139 gene encoding uncharacterized protein, translating into MKWGHHFCKNTFKSFNTKMSSKYTFLSILIFYSVGKITASVKFTNIKCTSLDTNFDDFEYCRLKSENRAFKYISLKLNLYKIPITNVKVKFALLKQVRGHKSFLYNITADACKILKYPKSNPVFGFFHNLFRDYSNINHTCPLNHDLIVDKFPTEFMNTQIVNVLPFPLGDYQFHSTWIVDDISRAEVRVYGTLF; encoded by the exons ATGAA GTGGGGCCACCATTTTTGTAAGAACACATTTAAGTCCTTCAATACAAAGATGTCTTCTAAATATACTTTCCTAAGCATTTTGATATTCTACTCAGTTGGAAAG ATAACTGCTAGCGTCAAGTTCACTAATATAAAGTGCACATCTCTGGATACGAACTTTGACGACTTTGAGTATTGCCGACTGAAGTCCGAGAACCGCGCTTTCAAATATATATCGCTTAAACTGAACCTATATAAAATTCCCATAACCAATGTCAAG GTTAAATTTGCATTGCTTAAGCAAGTCAGAGGACACAAGTCGTTTCTTTATAATATCACAGCGGATGCCTGTAAAATACTAAAGTATCCAAAGTCAAACccagtttttggttttttccaCAATCTTTTTCGGGATTATTCCAACATAAATCATACATGCCCCTTAAAT CACGACCTTATTGTGGATAAGTTTCCCACCGAGTTTATGAATACGCAAATTGTAAATGTTTTGCCTTTTCCCCTCGGCGATTACCAATTTCATTCCACTTGGATAGTAGATGATATAAGTCGTGCGGAAGTTCGGGTCTACGGCACACTtttctaa
- the LOC136116476 gene encoding uncharacterized protein yields the protein MEFTNIKCTSLDKNFDEFEYCRLKSVNRTFKYISLKVNLYKLPVTKVKVNFALLKRFSGYKPFLYNITADACKILKYPKSNPVFGFFHSFFRDYSNMNHTCPFDHDLIVDKVSVEFINTQFTKVLPFPLGDYQFYSNWIADDISRAEVRVYGTLS from the exons ATGGAGTTCACTAATATAAAGTGCACATCTTTGGATAAGAATTTTGACGAATTTGAGTATTGTCGACTGAAGTCCGTGAACCGGACTTTCAAATATATATCCCTTAAAGTGAATCTGTATAAACTTCCCGTTACCAAAGTCAAG GTTAACTTTGCATTGCTTAAGAGGTTCAGTGGATACAAGCCGTTTCTGTATAATATCACGGCGGATGCCTgcaaaattctaaaatatccAAAGTCAAACccagtttttggttttttccaCAGTTTTTTTCGGGATTATTCCAATATGAATCATACGTGCCCCTTTGAT CACGACCTTATTGTGGATAAGGTTTCCGTCGAGTTTATAAATACGCAATTTACAAAAGTCTTACCTTTTCCCCTCGGCGATTACCAATTTTATTCCAACTGGATAGCAGATGATATAAGTCGGGCAGAAGTTCGGGTCTACGGCACTCTTTCCTAA